A genomic segment from Thermostichus lividus PCC 6715 encodes:
- a CDS encoding PDC sensor domain-containing protein, with amino-acid sequence MVGQLSFRHKLLLWTLLPIVVIYTGLFLYIRSRIVRRNTLDYEEWQQHLVVLYATQFNDNLRQIAELASTTAHALEALPTASEAELYQFLTKNVQLNPLTYGSAIAFAPYSFSPQKRLFCPYVFKQGNQLRKVDTGQVYDYTEPQWQWYSEAVRTGQARWSQPYFDKGAGNALMVTFSAPFRRNGQIRGVATVDVALESLEEQIDIEGLQEAQFFVLDHQGQVIFHGDQTYIGQSVFEVAQAQNRSDLKELGAAMVAGQTGHRWMQDWSSSRRQWIFYAPISQAQWSLAIRLDEAEFLAFVHQETRFGLLILVTSFGLISIVTWLVTGYMVQPIQKLDSAARKIAAGDLDISGGVDTTGKDEIGNLGRTFVDMAGQLQANFSELHRFNQRLEEEVAHRTAELAAANTQLLQKEKILYTHNEALVRLSQSPHVQQGNFRKALQEIIQATATTLKVKRVTAWELQGDHLLCIAQYDAATGQEPQHNRQPIYPEYLKLLQKGEPLVVDDLLADPRTHELRDYALTYDVRSLIDAPIVFNGQLLGILCVEQVAEPRVWLVEERSFVSNVADIVTISLAAYQRRRAEQELIKAKDAAEAANKAKSIFLANMSHELRTPLNAILGFSQILLGDRSVGAQHRKTLETINRSGEHLLGLINDVLDMAKIEAGRITLQETTFDLQRMLDTLRDMLRVRAEAKGLRLLFDLPPELPPAIKTDEMKLRQVLVNLLGNAIKFTKDGGVALKVHYHATDPPRLAFEVSDTGIGMSEEEVSQLFQPFVQTSSSKKSERGYRTGAGH; translated from the coding sequence ATGGTGGGTCAATTATCCTTCCGCCACAAACTTTTGCTGTGGACGCTGTTACCCATTGTGGTGATCTATACAGGGCTGTTTTTGTACATTCGCTCCCGCATCGTGCGCCGCAATACCCTTGATTACGAGGAATGGCAGCAGCATTTGGTGGTGCTGTATGCGACGCAGTTTAACGACAACTTGAGACAGATAGCAGAGCTAGCCAGCACAACGGCTCATGCCCTTGAAGCGCTTCCCACGGCTAGTGAGGCAGAGCTTTATCAGTTCTTAACAAAAAACGTACAACTGAATCCGTTGACCTACGGGTCGGCGATCGCCTTTGCCCCCTACAGCTTTTCACCCCAAAAACGCCTCTTTTGCCCCTACGTGTTTAAGCAGGGGAATCAACTGCGCAAGGTGGACACAGGGCAAGTCTATGACTACACCGAGCCCCAATGGCAGTGGTATAGCGAGGCTGTACGGACAGGTCAAGCCCGCTGGAGTCAACCCTACTTTGATAAGGGGGCTGGCAATGCCCTCATGGTCACCTTCTCAGCACCATTTCGTCGCAACGGCCAAATTCGTGGTGTTGCCACCGTAGATGTTGCCCTAGAGAGCCTTGAAGAGCAGATAGATATTGAGGGGTTGCAAGAAGCGCAGTTTTTTGTGCTGGATCATCAGGGACAGGTTATTTTCCATGGCGATCAGACCTACATCGGACAGTCTGTTTTTGAGGTTGCCCAGGCACAGAATCGGTCAGATTTGAAAGAACTAGGGGCGGCGATGGTAGCTGGCCAAACCGGTCATCGCTGGATGCAGGACTGGAGCTCAAGCCGACGACAGTGGATCTTTTATGCCCCAATTTCCCAAGCCCAGTGGAGCTTAGCCATTCGCCTTGATGAGGCAGAATTTCTTGCCTTTGTCCATCAAGAAACCCGGTTTGGCCTACTGATTCTCGTCACCTCCTTTGGCCTGATTAGCATTGTGACATGGCTGGTTACCGGCTATATGGTGCAACCCATCCAAAAGCTGGACAGCGCGGCTCGCAAAATTGCCGCTGGCGATTTAGACATCAGTGGGGGTGTGGATACCACTGGCAAAGATGAAATTGGCAACTTGGGGCGCACCTTTGTGGATATGGCCGGGCAACTTCAGGCAAATTTCAGCGAACTTCATCGCTTTAACCAACGCCTTGAAGAGGAAGTGGCTCACCGCACGGCGGAACTGGCGGCGGCCAACACTCAACTCCTCCAGAAAGAAAAGATTCTGTACACCCACAATGAAGCCTTGGTGCGATTGAGCCAGTCTCCCCACGTTCAGCAAGGCAATTTTCGTAAGGCGCTGCAGGAAATTATTCAGGCCACGGCTACCACCCTCAAGGTGAAGCGGGTGACCGCATGGGAGTTACAGGGGGATCATCTCCTGTGCATTGCTCAGTACGATGCTGCCACTGGCCAAGAGCCACAGCACAACCGCCAGCCCATCTATCCTGAGTATCTCAAGCTGCTGCAAAAGGGCGAACCACTCGTGGTGGACGATTTACTTGCTGACCCCCGCACCCATGAACTACGGGACTATGCCCTGACCTATGACGTGCGCTCCCTGATTGATGCCCCCATTGTCTTTAATGGTCAACTGCTCGGCATTCTCTGCGTTGAGCAGGTGGCGGAACCGCGCGTCTGGCTTGTGGAAGAGCGCAGCTTTGTCTCTAATGTGGCGGATATTGTCACCATTAGTCTTGCGGCCTATCAACGACGACGGGCAGAACAGGAACTCATTAAAGCAAAGGACGCCGCAGAAGCTGCTAATAAGGCCAAAAGTATTTTCTTGGCCAACATGAGCCATGAACTGCGTACGCCCCTCAATGCCATTCTCGGCTTTAGTCAAATTCTCCTTGGCGATCGCTCCGTTGGCGCTCAGCACCGCAAAACCCTTGAAACCATTAATCGCAGCGGTGAGCACCTGCTGGGCTTGATCAACGATGTGTTGGACATGGCCAAAATCGAAGCGGGACGGATTACGTTGCAAGAAACGACCTTTGATTTGCAGCGGATGCTCGACACCCTGCGGGACATGTTACGGGTGCGCGCCGAAGCCAAGGGGTTGCGCTTGCTCTTTGATCTGCCGCCAGAGTTACCCCCCGCCATCAAAACTGATGAAATGAAACTGCGTCAGGTCTTGGTGAACCTCCTTGGCAATGCCATTAAATTTACGAAGGACGGGGGGGTGGCGCTCAAGGTGCACTACCACGCTACCGATCCGCCGCGCCTAGCCTTTGAAGTGAGCGATACGGGCATTGGCATGAGTGAAGAGGAGGTGAGCCAGCTTTTTCAGCCCTTTGTGCAAACCAGCAGTAGCAAAAAAAGTGAGCGAGGGTACCGGACTGGGGCTGGCCATTAG
- a CDS encoding NUDIX hydrolase gives MAASPLIHVSLAILYQGDRVLMQLRDDVATILYPGHWGLFGGHLEAGETPEMGVVREVYEEIGYRLPECRFFGEYVDPYARRSVFVAPLTCGLDALDLQEGQGMDLVPYASVVQGVHFATTLGEPRPLGSMHQRILLDFFHQ, from the coding sequence ATGGCCGCATCACCCCTGATCCACGTTTCCCTTGCTATTCTCTACCAAGGCGATCGCGTCCTCATGCAGTTGCGCGATGACGTTGCAACGATTCTTTACCCCGGGCACTGGGGCTTATTTGGCGGTCACTTAGAGGCCGGCGAAACCCCTGAAATGGGAGTGGTGCGCGAAGTCTATGAAGAAATTGGCTATCGCCTTCCTGAATGCAGGTTTTTTGGGGAGTATGTGGATCCCTATGCGCGGCGGTCTGTGTTTGTTGCCCCTTTAACCTGTGGTCTCGATGCGCTTGATCTACAGGAAGGCCAAGGGATGGATTTGGTGCCCTATGCGTCCGTGGTGCAGGGGGTTCATTTTGCCACCACCCTTGGGGAACCCCGCCCCCTGGGGAGTATGCATCAGCGCATTCTCCTCGACTTTTTTCACCAGTAG
- a CDS encoding DUF1815 family protein, which translates to MFYRLAEQHRQFIRDLVLNLQALATALEHRGFMASCYTCGGELNSASFMVSLADNHLIRFLVSDYGITWTEMRDDRELMKLEGADAINQLQELANLLKQSPTVAVTV; encoded by the coding sequence ATGTTTTATCGCTTAGCCGAGCAACATCGCCAGTTTATCCGAGATCTGGTCTTGAATTTGCAAGCCTTAGCCACTGCCCTTGAGCATCGTGGGTTCATGGCCTCGTGCTACACCTGTGGTGGCGAGCTGAACAGTGCCTCCTTCATGGTCAGTTTGGCCGACAACCACCTCATCCGCTTTTTAGTGTCGGACTATGGCATTACCTGGACAGAAATGCGCGATGATCGCGAACTCATGAAATTAGAGGGGGCAGATGCCATTAATCAACTGCAAGAATTAGCCAACCTCTTAAAACAATCCCCCACCGTAGCAGTCACGGTCTAG
- a CDS encoding DUF4912 domain-containing protein, with product MPKDRPPLEEMTLRQLRRVASELQVSRYSRMRKDQLLAAIREKQAEANGTTTIPVQPVPSKLESQEKVEAAKFDLGPAQDEVLLATVDEGLGDLPGGYGESRIVLMPRDPQWAYAYWDVPNEHREDLRRQGGQQLALRLYDATNINLDRQIPHSVQEYPCDELAREWYLPIPVSDRDYVVEIGYRCPDGRWLVLARSAPVHIPPTYPSDWVWDQFITVDWDMDLRGKTLFDLGAPLAGTAEPNPIYEGIFAMAEGAEAQRVAGSLFGSMHQVPSSISQLPEMAISSYVFPSGVGLWAVPTVSGLTMSGVGFSASAAPIRPRKFWLVADAELIVYGATEPDATVTIGGRPIKLNPDGTFRFQMSFQDGLIDFPILAVAADGEQNRAIHMKFTRETPERRTNTKEEAVLEWLA from the coding sequence ATGCCGAAAGATCGCCCCCCCTTAGAAGAAATGACGTTGCGGCAGTTGCGGCGAGTCGCCAGTGAACTGCAAGTGTCCCGCTATAGCCGTATGCGTAAAGATCAACTCCTCGCTGCCATCCGTGAAAAACAGGCAGAAGCCAACGGAACAACTACGATTCCGGTACAACCTGTCCCCTCTAAATTGGAGTCGCAAGAAAAAGTGGAAGCAGCAAAATTCGATCTCGGTCCTGCTCAAGATGAGGTTCTTTTAGCCACAGTGGATGAAGGGCTGGGGGATTTACCCGGCGGCTACGGCGAAAGCCGCATTGTCCTGATGCCCCGGGATCCGCAGTGGGCTTATGCCTACTGGGATGTGCCTAACGAGCACCGTGAAGATCTGCGCCGCCAAGGCGGGCAGCAACTGGCTCTGCGCCTGTACGATGCCACCAATATCAACCTCGACCGTCAAATTCCCCACAGTGTTCAAGAGTATCCCTGCGATGAATTGGCACGGGAGTGGTACCTACCTATCCCCGTCAGCGATCGCGACTATGTTGTTGAAATTGGCTATCGTTGCCCCGATGGGCGCTGGTTAGTGCTGGCACGCTCTGCCCCGGTTCATATCCCGCCGACCTATCCCTCCGATTGGGTGTGGGATCAGTTCATTACCGTGGATTGGGACATGGATTTGCGGGGCAAGACCCTCTTTGATCTAGGGGCACCCCTAGCGGGTACCGCAGAACCCAACCCCATTTACGAAGGCATCTTTGCCATGGCGGAAGGGGCAGAGGCACAACGGGTCGCCGGGTCTCTCTTTGGTTCTATGCACCAAGTTCCCAGTTCTATCTCGCAATTGCCAGAAATGGCCATTAGCTCCTACGTGTTCCCCTCGGGCGTGGGGTTGTGGGCAGTCCCCACTGTTTCTGGCCTGACAATGTCAGGGGTAGGCTTCTCAGCTTCGGCAGCACCGATCCGTCCCCGCAAGTTCTGGTTAGTGGCAGACGCAGAACTCATTGTCTATGGTGCCACTGAGCCGGATGCCACCGTCACCATTGGTGGTCGCCCCATTAAGCTGAACCCCGATGGCACCTTCCGCTTCCAGATGTCGTTCCAAGATGGGTTGATTGACTTCCCAATTTTGGCGGTGGCGGCAGATGGCGAGCAAAACCGTGCCATCCACATGAAGTTCACCCGCGAAACCCCTGAGCGCCGCACTAATACCAAAGAAGAAGCGGTGTTGGAGTGGTTAGCTTAG
- a CDS encoding SufS family cysteine desulfurase, whose amino-acid sequence MTIASSRCLADLCRADFPILAQRVHDRPLIYFDNAATSQKPLAVLNALETYYRCYNANVHRGVHTLSAQATTAYEGARETVARFINASSAAEVIYTRNASEAINLVARSWGMTTLEAGDEIILSVMEHHSNLIPWQFVAQQTGACLKFVELTPEQTFDLAHYEELLSDRTRLVAVAHVSNTLGCLNPIPDIVRLAHAKGARVLVDACQSVPHLPIDVQQLGCDWLVASGHKMCAPTGIGFLWGRAELLRQMPPFLGGGEMIADVFLDHATYADIPHKFEAGTPAIAEAIALGAAIDYLNQWGMERIHAYEQELTAYLFERLQTLPNVTLYGPTAGERAALASFTVAQVHPHDLSTILDQAGIAIRAGHHCTQPLHRYLGVQSTARASLYFYNTREEIDQFIVALGEAIDFFGEVFA is encoded by the coding sequence ATGACAATTGCCTCTAGCCGCTGCCTCGCCGATCTGTGCCGCGCTGACTTCCCGATTTTGGCGCAGCGGGTTCACGATCGCCCCTTAATTTACTTTGACAATGCCGCCACCTCCCAAAAGCCTCTGGCGGTCTTAAATGCTCTTGAGACTTACTATCGCTGCTACAACGCCAATGTTCACCGTGGGGTGCATACCCTCAGCGCCCAAGCCACAACGGCCTACGAAGGGGCGCGGGAAACGGTTGCTCGCTTTATCAATGCGTCTAGTGCTGCCGAGGTCATCTATACTCGCAATGCTAGCGAAGCCATTAACTTGGTTGCCCGTAGTTGGGGGATGACAACGCTGGAGGCGGGGGATGAGATCATCCTCTCGGTGATGGAGCACCACAGTAATTTAATTCCATGGCAGTTTGTGGCACAGCAGACGGGTGCTTGCCTTAAATTTGTGGAGCTGACCCCAGAGCAGACCTTTGATCTGGCGCATTATGAAGAGTTGCTCAGCGATCGCACCCGTTTAGTGGCAGTAGCTCATGTCTCGAATACCTTGGGCTGCCTCAACCCCATTCCGGACATTGTCCGCCTTGCCCATGCCAAGGGAGCGCGGGTACTGGTGGATGCCTGCCAAAGTGTACCCCACCTGCCCATCGATGTGCAGCAGTTGGGCTGTGATTGGCTGGTGGCCTCTGGTCATAAAATGTGCGCCCCTACCGGGATTGGTTTTCTGTGGGGGCGGGCGGAGTTATTGCGGCAGATGCCCCCATTCCTCGGTGGCGGTGAAATGATTGCCGATGTTTTTCTTGACCATGCCACCTACGCCGATATTCCCCACAAGTTTGAAGCGGGTACCCCCGCCATTGCCGAGGCGATCGCCCTCGGGGCAGCTATTGACTACTTAAACCAATGGGGGATGGAGCGCATCCACGCCTACGAGCAAGAGCTAACAGCGTATCTGTTTGAGCGATTGCAGACCCTACCCAATGTCACCCTCTACGGCCCAACCGCTGGCGAGCGAGCAGCCTTGGCCAGCTTTACGGTGGCCCAGGTACATCCCCACGATCTCTCGACGATTTTGGATCAAGCGGGGATTGCCATCCGGGCGGGGCACCACTGCACCCAGCCGCTACACCGCTATCTAGGTGTGCAATCGACGGCACGAGCCAGCCTGTACTTCTACAACACCCGCGAGGAAATTGATCAGTTTATTGTGGCGCTTGGCGAAGCCATTGACTTCTTTGGGGAGGTTTTTGCCTAG
- a CDS encoding phosphodiester glycosidase family protein, translating into MSQHSDLWRRGAVLVAVTASTLLATASLQAQTLQGDRLNLNGRDYPVAWSQWTNDQNQQITGISDGALANRFGLLLGDTSDPWQQPVAWFQEQFSPLAVRFSPNGMYRYLDITPLIQQHQWQVQPQGTTLRITTPPSRILSWRQGRQPWGDRWVFELDRPTPWQVNRLTFSRTGTTPRDLSLTIEASGQLAAIAGVKITAAANRTVLETQIGGTTRPVASMLLNPPRLVIDFRNDAPPARTIQWAPGLRWQEQTVNLGARQFPVSLLVMTPQTPGLRIRPLWMNSATVVGLATLPELAQRWQAAAAINAGFFNRDRQAPLGAIRSENQWISGPILNRGAIGWNDTGQIVVGRLSLRQTVTTPSGALPIVTVNSGYVQAGLALYTPAWGASYTPKTGTETVIMVRNEQVISQRPVSSNQPQAVAIPRDGYLLVARNFDSALGNFPPGAALQINTSAVPASFDGFANIVGAGPLLVEQGRVVLNAALEQFGAGLDAQAAPRSAMGNRSDGRIVFVTTHNRVAGSGPTLGEWAQVVQQLGLVNAVNLDGGSSSALYLGGVLVDRHSVTTTRVNNAIGVFWQPTP; encoded by the coding sequence TTGTCTCAGCATAGTGACCTGTGGCGGCGGGGGGCAGTGCTCGTTGCGGTTACCGCTTCAACGCTATTGGCGACAGCGTCTTTACAGGCGCAAACTCTACAGGGCGATCGCCTCAATTTGAACGGGCGCGATTATCCTGTGGCCTGGAGTCAGTGGACGAACGATCAAAATCAACAGATCACTGGCATTAGCGATGGCGCCCTTGCCAATCGGTTTGGCCTACTCCTAGGTGATACCAGTGATCCGTGGCAGCAGCCCGTGGCTTGGTTTCAAGAGCAATTTAGCCCCTTGGCCGTTCGCTTTAGCCCAAATGGGATGTACCGCTACCTAGACATCACCCCACTGATCCAGCAGCACCAGTGGCAAGTGCAGCCTCAGGGTACAACGCTGCGGATTACTACGCCCCCCAGTCGCATCCTTAGTTGGCGGCAGGGTCGGCAACCCTGGGGCGATCGCTGGGTCTTTGAGCTAGATCGACCAACCCCTTGGCAGGTTAATCGCCTCACCTTTAGTCGCACGGGCACCACCCCCCGGGATCTCAGCTTAACCATTGAAGCCAGCGGTCAGTTGGCCGCTATTGCGGGGGTAAAAATTACAGCGGCAGCCAATCGAACCGTATTGGAAACCCAAATCGGTGGGACGACTCGGCCAGTGGCCTCCATGCTGTTGAACCCACCGCGCCTCGTGATCGATTTCCGCAATGATGCCCCCCCAGCCCGCACAATTCAGTGGGCACCCGGCCTTCGCTGGCAGGAGCAGACCGTCAATTTGGGGGCACGCCAGTTTCCCGTCAGCCTGTTAGTCATGACCCCCCAAACGCCCGGACTGCGAATCCGCCCGCTGTGGATGAATTCAGCCACCGTAGTGGGGCTGGCAACCCTACCAGAACTGGCACAACGCTGGCAAGCTGCGGCTGCCATTAATGCAGGGTTTTTTAATCGCGATCGCCAAGCTCCCCTTGGCGCCATTCGCAGTGAGAACCAATGGATCTCAGGCCCCATTCTCAACCGTGGCGCCATTGGTTGGAATGACACGGGTCAGATCGTCGTTGGTCGTCTGAGCCTGCGGCAAACCGTTACGACGCCGAGCGGTGCACTGCCCATCGTCACCGTTAACTCTGGCTATGTTCAGGCGGGTCTTGCCCTTTATACCCCGGCGTGGGGGGCAAGCTACACCCCCAAAACAGGGACTGAAACAGTGATTATGGTTCGCAATGAACAAGTCATCAGCCAACGTCCCGTCAGCAGCAACCAGCCCCAAGCCGTAGCAATTCCGCGGGATGGTTACCTACTGGTTGCACGCAACTTTGACTCTGCCCTCGGTAACTTTCCCCCAGGAGCTGCCCTCCAAATTAATACGAGTGCTGTGCCCGCTAGCTTCGATGGCTTTGCCAATATTGTGGGTGCCGGACCACTCCTTGTCGAGCAGGGACGAGTGGTTCTCAATGCAGCCCTTGAGCAATTTGGTGCCGGTCTAGATGCCCAAGCTGCCCCCCGCAGTGCCATGGGGAATCGCAGTGATGGCAGGATTGTTTTTGTAACCACCCATAACCGTGTGGCTGGCTCAGGCCCCACCCTAGGGGAATGGGCACAGGTGGTACAGCAATTAGGCTTAGTGAATGCGGTGAACCTCGATGGCGGTAGCTCAAGCGCCCTTTACCTAGGGGGTGTATTGGTGGATCGGCACTCAGTGACAACCACCCGGGTGAATAATGCCATTGGTGTGTTTTGGCAACCTACACCTTGA
- a CDS encoding aldehyde oxygenase (deformylating), with amino-acid sequence MTTATATTVLDYTSDSYKDAYSRINAIVIEGEREAHDNYLQLGELLPQHTDELVRLAKMEARHKKGFEACGRNLSVTPNMEFAQAFFAQLHGNFQAAAAEGKIATCLLIQALIIECFAIAAYNIYIPMADPFARKITEGVVKDEYTHLNFGEVWLKANFATVKAELEQANRDNLPIVWKMLNAVEADAKVLGMEKDALVEDFMIQYSGALENIGFTTREIMKMSVYGLTAA; translated from the coding sequence ATGACAACGGCTACTGCAACGACCGTACTGGACTACACCAGTGACAGCTATAAAGATGCCTATAGCCGCATCAATGCCATTGTCATTGAAGGGGAGCGGGAGGCTCACGATAACTATCTTCAACTGGGTGAACTGCTACCACAGCACACGGACGAGCTGGTGCGTTTAGCAAAAATGGAAGCCCGCCACAAAAAAGGCTTTGAAGCCTGTGGTCGCAACCTGAGTGTTACGCCAAACATGGAGTTTGCCCAAGCATTCTTTGCGCAGCTACACGGTAACTTCCAAGCGGCAGCGGCTGAGGGCAAAATTGCAACGTGCCTGTTAATTCAAGCCCTGATTATTGAATGTTTTGCGATCGCCGCCTACAACATCTACATTCCTATGGCTGATCCTTTTGCCCGTAAAATTACAGAGGGGGTTGTGAAGGACGAATACACCCACCTCAACTTTGGCGAAGTGTGGCTCAAAGCTAATTTTGCAACAGTGAAAGCAGAGCTAGAGCAGGCCAACCGCGACAACTTACCCATTGTGTGGAAGATGCTCAACGCCGTGGAGGCGGATGCCAAGGTGTTGGGGATGGAAAAAGATGCCCTCGTCGAAGATTTCATGATTCAGTACAGTGGTGCCCTAGAAAATATCGGCTTTACCACCCGCGAAATTATGAAAATGTCTGTTTATGGCCTGACTGCGGCATAA
- a CDS encoding long-chain acyl-[acyl-carrier-protein] reductase, with amino-acid sequence MFGLIGHLTNLEHAQAVAHQLGYPEYADQGLEFWCMAPPQIVDDITVTSITGKTIYGKYVESCFLPEMLAHQRVKAATRKIINAMAHAQKHNIDITALGGFSSIIFENFDLEKMSHVRNIELDFRRFTTGNTHTAYIICQQIEQAAPQVGIDLKNATVAVCGATGDIGSAVCRWLNTQLDVHDLLLVARNRDRLEELQAELGRGKILELMEALPLADIVVWVASMPKGVDLAPEQLKIPSLMIDGGYPKNMGSKIQHPDIHVLNGGIVEHALDIDWKIMEIVNMNVPSRQMFACFAEAMILEFEGWHTNFSWGRNQITVEKMKQIGVVSRKHGFQPLLFNMN; translated from the coding sequence ATGTTTGGATTAATTGGTCATCTGACGAATCTTGAGCATGCTCAGGCGGTTGCCCATCAGTTAGGCTATCCCGAATACGCTGATCAAGGTCTTGAGTTTTGGTGCATGGCACCACCGCAGATCGTCGATGACATCACGGTGACCAGTATAACGGGGAAAACAATTTACGGTAAGTACGTGGAGTCGTGCTTTTTGCCAGAAATGCTGGCTCATCAGCGGGTCAAGGCAGCGACCCGCAAAATTATCAATGCGATGGCTCACGCTCAGAAGCACAACATTGACATTACTGCCTTGGGTGGCTTTTCCTCAATCATTTTTGAAAATTTCGACCTCGAGAAAATGTCCCATGTGCGGAACATTGAACTCGATTTTCGTCGGTTTACAACAGGCAACACCCACACCGCCTACATCATTTGTCAGCAAATAGAACAGGCGGCTCCGCAGGTGGGGATTGATCTCAAGAATGCTACCGTGGCTGTGTGTGGTGCCACGGGGGACATTGGTAGTGCGGTGTGCCGCTGGTTAAACACGCAGTTAGATGTTCACGATCTGTTGCTGGTGGCTCGCAACCGCGATCGCCTTGAGGAACTACAAGCGGAACTGGGTCGGGGGAAAATTCTTGAGTTGATGGAAGCGCTTCCCCTCGCGGATATTGTGGTGTGGGTGGCGAGTATGCCCAAGGGGGTAGACCTCGCACCAGAGCAACTCAAGATACCTTCCTTAATGATTGATGGCGGTTACCCCAAAAACATGGGCAGTAAAATTCAGCACCCTGACATTCATGTGTTGAATGGTGGCATTGTTGAGCACGCCCTTGATATTGACTGGAAGATTATGGAAATCGTCAACATGAATGTGCCCTCACGGCAGATGTTTGCCTGTTTTGCGGAGGCTATGATCCTAGAGTTTGAAGGCTGGCACACCAATTTTTCTTGGGGGCGCAACCAAATTACCGTTGAGAAAATGAAACAGATTGGAGTGGTGTCTCGCAAACATGGTTTTCAGCCGCTGTTATTCAATATGAATTAG
- a CDS encoding acetyl-CoA carboxylase carboxyltransferase subunit alpha → MANERRTLLLEFEKPLVELEAQIQQVRDKSSEFGVDVSEQIRDLEERAKHLRHEIFSKLTPAQTLQVARHPRRPSTLDYIQAISDEWFELHGDRRGSDDPALVGGVGRLNGQPVVMLGQQKGRDTKDNVARNFGMASPGGYRKALRLMEHANRFQMPILTFIDTPAAWAGVEAEKFGQGEAIAYNLREMFRLEVPILCTVIGEGGSGGALAIGVGDRLLMFEHAVYSVAPPEACAAILWRDAQKAPQAAEALKITARDLLKLGIIDEIVPEPVGAAHSNPVEAAENLKAALLRNLADVQALSSSERRELRYQKFRRMGVFSQAV, encoded by the coding sequence ATGGCAAATGAACGCCGCACGCTCCTACTGGAATTTGAAAAACCTCTTGTCGAGCTAGAGGCACAAATCCAGCAGGTACGAGATAAGTCTTCGGAGTTTGGCGTGGATGTCTCGGAGCAAATCCGCGATCTCGAAGAGCGCGCCAAGCACTTGCGCCACGAAATCTTTAGTAAGTTGACTCCGGCGCAAACCCTGCAAGTGGCACGGCATCCCCGCCGCCCCAGTACGCTGGACTATATTCAGGCCATTAGTGATGAGTGGTTTGAACTCCATGGCGATCGCCGTGGCAGTGATGACCCTGCCTTGGTGGGGGGGGTGGGTCGCCTTAATGGTCAACCTGTTGTGATGCTGGGGCAGCAAAAAGGCCGCGACACCAAAGATAATGTGGCGCGCAACTTTGGTATGGCCTCGCCTGGCGGCTATCGCAAAGCCCTGCGGCTGATGGAGCACGCCAACCGTTTTCAAATGCCGATTCTCACCTTCATTGATACCCCTGCGGCATGGGCGGGGGTGGAGGCCGAAAAGTTTGGTCAAGGAGAAGCCATTGCCTATAACCTTCGCGAAATGTTCCGTCTTGAGGTGCCGATTCTGTGTACGGTGATTGGTGAAGGCGGATCGGGCGGTGCCCTAGCGATTGGCGTGGGCGATCGCCTGCTAATGTTTGAGCACGCCGTTTATAGTGTGGCACCACCGGAAGCCTGTGCCGCCATTCTCTGGCGCGATGCCCAAAAAGCACCCCAAGCCGCAGAAGCCCTGAAAATTACCGCCCGTGACCTACTGAAATTAGGCATCATTGACGAAATTGTTCCGGAGCCGGTCGGGGCAGCCCATAGCAACCCCGTGGAAGCAGCCGAGAACCTAAAAGCTGCTCTGCTGCGTAACTTAGCGGATGTTCAAGCCCTTAGTAGCAGTGAGCGGCGCGAGCTACGCTATCAAAAATTTCGCCGCATGGGGGTCTTCAGTCAAGCAGTATGA